A portion of the Pedobacter cryoconitis genome contains these proteins:
- the yidC gene encoding membrane protein insertase YidC, with the protein MDKNTFTGLFLIMIVLAGSFYFFKPSEAEMKKERERISIDSASKAGVKHAPAALAENAPAPQLDSAALKGPFGTSISGTATTSVLENEALKLTFTNKGGKIKAVEVKGEKTYLDKPVVLFDGDENIFGLTLNVGGKLVKTNDLYFTATKTANAMVMRANYSADKYIEFVYDLQPKSHNVGFNINLKGMNQVIQRDSISLDWETVLLQQEKSLKNEQQYSAPYYKYADKNPDHLSIAKDETENLSKAKIEWIAFKQHFFSAVLIPADPFNKVNLAVRILTEPGHVKGYAAKVNLPFNQLDAQNYKMKFYFGTNQFKVLKAQGQEIEKLVEMGYWPLKYINRFVVLPVFNFLESFGWNYGLIILVLTIALKVVLSPLTYKSYISMAKMRILKPEMDEIKAKVGEDNATLLQQEYLKLYKQVGVNPLGGCLPMLLQLPIVMAFFFFFPNLFELRGQSFLWMHDLSTYDDFIKFGFTIPFIGDHLSLMCVLMTISTLIYTYFNNQVSGATGQMKYIGYIMPVVFLGVLNSYPAGLNYYYFLANMLTFGQQFLIKSMVNDEKIHNILKENKKKPEEQKKKSKFQTRLDDYMRQQQQVKTQEKKNK; encoded by the coding sequence ATGGATAAAAATACATTCACAGGATTGTTCCTGATCATGATCGTTTTGGCGGGTTCTTTCTATTTCTTCAAGCCAAGTGAGGCTGAAATGAAGAAAGAACGGGAGCGGATCTCTATTGATTCCGCTAGTAAAGCTGGTGTTAAACATGCACCTGCTGCTCTTGCTGAAAATGCACCGGCTCCGCAATTAGACTCAGCAGCGCTGAAAGGTCCTTTCGGAACCAGTATTTCTGGTACCGCTACTACCAGCGTATTAGAAAATGAAGCTTTAAAATTAACTTTCACTAATAAAGGTGGTAAAATTAAAGCTGTAGAAGTAAAAGGTGAAAAGACTTACCTTGATAAACCAGTCGTATTGTTTGATGGTGACGAAAACATTTTCGGCTTAACCTTAAACGTTGGCGGTAAATTGGTAAAGACCAATGATCTTTATTTTACAGCAACAAAAACAGCTAATGCAATGGTGATGCGCGCTAATTACAGTGCGGATAAATACATTGAATTTGTTTATGATTTACAGCCTAAATCTCATAACGTTGGTTTCAACATCAACTTAAAAGGGATGAACCAGGTTATTCAGAGAGATAGTATCTCACTGGACTGGGAAACTGTATTACTTCAACAGGAAAAATCGTTGAAAAACGAGCAGCAATATTCTGCACCTTATTACAAGTATGCGGATAAAAACCCTGATCACCTGAGCATTGCTAAAGATGAAACAGAGAATTTGTCTAAAGCTAAAATTGAGTGGATTGCTTTCAAGCAACACTTTTTCTCAGCTGTGCTGATTCCTGCTGATCCTTTTAACAAGGTTAACCTTGCCGTAAGAATCCTGACTGAACCAGGTCATGTAAAAGGATATGCTGCAAAAGTAAACCTTCCTTTCAACCAGCTTGATGCACAGAACTACAAGATGAAGTTCTATTTCGGAACCAATCAGTTCAAAGTGCTGAAAGCTCAGGGACAAGAAATTGAGAAACTGGTAGAAATGGGTTACTGGCCATTGAAATACATTAACAGATTTGTTGTATTGCCAGTATTTAACTTCCTGGAGAGCTTTGGCTGGAACTATGGACTGATTATCTTAGTCTTAACTATTGCCTTAAAAGTTGTATTGTCACCATTGACTTACAAGTCTTATATCTCTATGGCTAAAATGAGAATCTTAAAACCAGAAATGGATGAGATTAAAGCCAAAGTAGGTGAAGACAATGCTACTTTATTACAACAGGAATATCTTAAGCTGTATAAACAGGTGGGTGTAAATCCACTGGGCGGTTGTTTGCCGATGCTGCTTCAGTTGCCTATCGTAATGGCGTTCTTTTTCTTCTTCCCGAATTTATTCGAATTAAGAGGACAAAGTTTCTTATGGATGCATGACCTTTCAACTTATGATGACTTCATTAAATTTGGATTTACAATTCCATTTATTGGTGACCACTTAAGTTTAATGTGTGTATTGATGACCATCTCTACCTTGATTTATACTTATTTCAATAACCAGGTATCAGGTGCCACCGGACAAATGAAATACATCGGTTACATTATGCCAGTTGTATTCTTAGGTGTACTGAACAGCTATCCTGCTGGTTTGAACTACTATTACTTCCTGGCGAATATGCTAACCTTTGGTCAGCAGTTCCTGATCAAGTCAATGGTTAACGATGAGAAAATTCACAATATTCTGAAGGAAAACAAAAAGAAACCTGAAGAGCAAAAGAAAAAATCTAAGTTCCAGACTCGTTTAGACGATTACATGCGTCAGCAGCAACAAGTTAAAACACAAGAAAAAAAGAATAAATAA
- a CDS encoding CTP synthase, which produces MTKYIFVTGGVTSSLGKGIISASLAKLLQARGYRVTIQKFDPYINIDPGTLNPYEHGECYVTEDGAETDLDLGHYERFLNVPTSQANNITTGRIYQNVINKERQGEYLGKTVQVVPHITDEIKRNMRILGETGDYDIVITELGGTVGDIESLPFIEAVRQFKWEAGANNAIVIHLTLIPYLAAAGELKTKPTQHSVKALLEYGIQPDILVCRTEQHINMDIRKKIALFCNVNVNAVIESIDASSIYSVPLLMMKEQLDKIVLSKLKLAQKNEPDMESWKDFLGRLKNPTSEVRIGLVGKYVELPDAYKSIIEAFIHAGAKNECKVRVEYIPSEEVNSENTKEKLGHLDGVLVAPGFGSRGIEGKIDAIRYVRENNVPFFGICLGMQCAVVEFGRNVLGLKTANTTEIDELTVDPVINMMEDQKTVTTKGGTMRLGSYPCDVKKGTKAFAAYGKQHINERHRHRYEFNSAYLSQYEEAGMIASGTNPDSHLVEIIELKNHPFFVGGQFHPELKSTVANPHPLFVKFVAAAMEYAKKKTN; this is translated from the coding sequence ATGACTAAGTATATTTTTGTTACGGGCGGTGTTACTTCCTCTTTAGGTAAGGGCATCATCTCCGCTTCATTGGCCAAACTTTTACAAGCAAGAGGTTACCGTGTAACCATTCAGAAATTCGATCCGTATATCAACATTGATCCCGGAACGTTAAATCCCTATGAGCATGGTGAATGCTACGTAACTGAAGACGGTGCTGAAACTGATTTAGATTTAGGTCATTATGAGCGTTTCTTAAATGTACCTACATCACAGGCTAACAATATCACTACAGGTCGTATTTATCAGAATGTAATCAACAAAGAACGTCAGGGTGAATATCTGGGAAAAACTGTTCAGGTTGTTCCGCATATCACTGATGAGATTAAACGCAATATGCGTATCCTTGGTGAAACAGGTGACTATGATATTGTGATTACTGAACTTGGTGGAACTGTTGGAGATATTGAATCTCTTCCTTTCATTGAGGCTGTAAGACAATTCAAATGGGAAGCTGGCGCGAATAACGCGATTGTGATCCACTTAACACTGATCCCTTACCTTGCAGCAGCTGGTGAGCTTAAAACAAAACCTACACAACATTCAGTTAAAGCATTACTGGAATATGGTATTCAGCCAGATATCCTGGTTTGCCGTACAGAGCAGCATATTAACATGGATATCCGTAAAAAGATCGCCTTGTTCTGTAATGTAAACGTCAATGCAGTTATTGAATCTATCGATGCTTCTTCTATTTATTCTGTTCCATTGTTAATGATGAAGGAACAATTAGATAAAATAGTATTGAGCAAACTTAAACTGGCACAGAAAAATGAGCCTGATATGGAAAGCTGGAAAGACTTTTTAGGAAGACTTAAAAACCCAACTTCTGAAGTGAGAATCGGTCTGGTAGGTAAATATGTGGAATTACCGGATGCTTATAAATCAATTATTGAAGCTTTCATTCATGCAGGTGCTAAAAATGAATGTAAAGTAAGAGTAGAATATATTCCTTCTGAAGAGGTTAATTCAGAAAATACAAAAGAGAAATTAGGTCATTTAGACGGTGTTTTAGTTGCACCAGGATTTGGTAGCCGTGGTATTGAAGGAAAAATTGATGCTATTCGTTACGTTCGTGAAAATAACGTTCCTTTCTTTGGTATTTGTTTAGGTATGCAGTGTGCGGTTGTTGAGTTTGGCCGTAATGTACTGGGCTTAAAAACAGCAAATACAACTGAAATCGATGAATTAACCGTTGATCCTGTGATCAATATGATGGAAGACCAGAAAACAGTAACAACTAAAGGTGGTACAATGCGCCTTGGTTCTTATCCTTGTGATGTTAAAAAAGGTACCAAAGCATTTGCAGCTTACGGTAAACAACACATCAATGAGCGTCACAGACATCGTTATGAGTTTAACAGTGCTTATTTAAGCCAATATGAAGAAGCTGGAATGATTGCTTCAGGTACTAATCCTGACAGCCATTTAGTGGAAATTATAGAGCTTAAAAACCATCCTTTTTTCGTTGGTGGACAATTTCATCCAGAATTAAAATCAACAGTTGCTAATCCTCACCCACTTTTTGTTAAATTTGTCGCCGCTGCGATGGAGTATGCGAAGAAAAAAACAAACTAA
- the kdsB gene encoding 3-deoxy-manno-octulosonate cytidylyltransferase: protein MAKLGIIPARYASTRFPGKPLIDINGKSMIQRVYEQACSAASLDQVVIATDDERIIAEIKRFGGEYALTRADHQSGTDRCAEVATKYPGFDVVINIQGDEPFIDPVQIDLLSSCFEDPQVKLATLIKKIYTEEELFNQSIPKVVLNSNQEAIYFSRQTIPFQRNKAPQDWLKAFQFYKHIGIYGYTTETLLRITQLEPSTLELAESLEQLRWLENGYKIKTKVTDLETFAVDTPEDLEIIIRIKGN, encoded by the coding sequence ATGGCTAAACTAGGAATTATTCCTGCCCGGTATGCGTCAACGCGGTTCCCGGGCAAACCGCTGATCGATATCAACGGTAAAAGTATGATTCAGCGTGTTTATGAACAGGCTTGCAGCGCTGCAAGCCTTGATCAAGTTGTCATTGCTACAGATGACGAAAGAATTATTGCCGAAATAAAGCGATTTGGCGGAGAATATGCTTTAACCAGGGCTGATCATCAAAGTGGCACAGATCGTTGCGCTGAAGTGGCCACAAAATATCCTGGTTTTGATGTGGTTATCAATATACAGGGAGACGAACCCTTTATTGATCCCGTTCAGATTGATTTATTGAGTTCCTGCTTTGAAGATCCGCAGGTAAAACTGGCTACACTAATCAAAAAAATATATACTGAAGAGGAATTATTCAATCAGAGTATCCCCAAAGTCGTACTCAATTCCAATCAGGAAGCCATTTATTTTAGCAGACAGACTATCCCTTTCCAACGGAATAAAGCACCACAAGATTGGCTGAAGGCTTTTCAATTCTATAAACATATAGGAATTTACGGCTATACAACCGAAACCTTGTTAAGAATCACGCAACTCGAGCCTTCTACACTAGAACTTGCAGAAAGCCTGGAACAACTCAGATGGTTGGAAAACGGCTACAAAATAAAAACTAAGGTAACTGATTTAGAGACATTTGCCGTCGACACACCCGAAGATCTGGAGATAATTATTAGGATCAAGGGCAATTAA
- a CDS encoding deoxynucleoside kinase produces the protein MHIAIVGNIGAGKTTLTSLLAKNYGWEALYEEVDNNPYLEDFYSDMKRWSFNLQIYFLNNRFQQIVAIQNNKRDVIQDRTIYEDAHIFAENLHEMGLMTTRDHQNYRDIFENITSFIKPPDLLVYLRASVPTLVNNIQRRGRDYEASIRLDYLSKLNEKYEAWIKNYSLGKLLILDKDKLDFTNNPEDLGTVIQAIEAEIHGLF, from the coding sequence ATGCATATAGCAATAGTTGGCAACATAGGCGCCGGTAAAACTACTTTAACAAGCCTGTTGGCTAAAAATTATGGTTGGGAAGCTTTGTACGAAGAAGTAGACAACAACCCTTACCTGGAAGATTTCTACAGTGATATGAAACGCTGGAGTTTCAATTTGCAAATTTATTTCCTGAACAATCGTTTTCAGCAGATCGTAGCTATCCAAAATAATAAAAGGGACGTGATACAAGACAGGACCATTTATGAGGATGCACATATCTTTGCAGAAAATCTTCATGAAATGGGTTTAATGACGACAAGAGATCATCAGAACTATAGGGATATTTTTGAAAACATTACTTCTTTCATCAAACCGCCAGACTTACTGGTTTATCTGCGCGCTTCGGTCCCTACTTTAGTGAACAATATTCAACGCAGAGGCCGTGATTATGAAGCAAGTATCCGCCTGGATTATTTGTCAAAACTAAACGAGAAGTATGAAGCCTGGATTAAGAACTACTCCTTGGGTAAACTACTGATCCTGGATAAAGACAAATTAGATTTCACAAACAATCCGGAAGATCTGGGTACAGTGATACAAGCTATCGAAGCAGAAATACACGGACTTTTTTAA
- the trpS gene encoding tryptophan--tRNA ligase has protein sequence MKETVVSGIRPTGKLHLGNYFGAVANFIKMQHEYNCYFFIADLHSLTTHPTPGDLHGYVRNVLVEYLACGIDPETATIYIQSDVPEVTELYLYLNMNAYMGELERSTSFKDKVRSQPDNVNAGLLTYPALMAADILIHKGVKVPVGKDQEQHLEMTRTFGNRFNRLYNSDYFPEAFAFNYSANLVKVPGLDGKGKMGKSEGDANCIYLADSPEIIRKKVLKAVSDGGPTEENQPKPEAIQNLFDLMKIVSTPDTIAHFGELYNKCQIRYGDFKKQLAEDMIVFNSPIRERIEEISKDSDYLRKIANLGAEKARESARKTIKEVRELIGFKPF, from the coding sequence ATGAAAGAAACAGTAGTAAGCGGTATACGTCCAACAGGAAAATTACACCTGGGCAATTATTTTGGCGCAGTAGCCAACTTTATAAAGATGCAGCACGAGTATAATTGTTATTTTTTCATTGCTGATTTACACTCCTTAACTACGCACCCTACCCCTGGAGACCTGCACGGTTACGTTAGAAACGTACTGGTAGAATACCTGGCTTGCGGCATCGATCCGGAAACAGCAACTATCTATATCCAGTCTGATGTTCCGGAAGTCACCGAACTTTATCTGTACCTGAACATGAACGCTTATATGGGCGAATTGGAAAGAAGTACCTCTTTTAAAGATAAAGTCCGCTCTCAGCCAGACAACGTGAATGCCGGGTTATTAACTTACCCAGCTTTAATGGCAGCAGATATCCTGATCCATAAAGGGGTTAAAGTCCCTGTAGGTAAAGATCAGGAACAACACCTGGAAATGACCCGTACTTTTGGTAACCGTTTTAACCGTTTATACAATTCAGATTATTTCCCTGAAGCTTTTGCATTCAACTATTCAGCGAACCTGGTTAAAGTACCTGGTCTGGATGGAAAAGGAAAAATGGGAAAATCAGAAGGCGATGCGAATTGCATTTACCTGGCTGATTCTCCGGAAATCATCCGTAAAAAAGTATTAAAAGCAGTATCTGATGGCGGCCCTACAGAAGAGAACCAGCCAAAGCCAGAAGCGATTCAAAACCTGTTTGATCTGATGAAAATTGTTTCCACACCAGATACCATTGCGCACTTTGGTGAACTTTACAACAAATGCCAGATCCGGTATGGCGATTTCAAAAAACAGCTTGCTGAAGATATGATTGTGTTTAACAGTCCGATCCGTGAACGTATTGAAGAAATCTCTAAGGACAGCGATTATCTGCGTAAAATAGCTAATCTTGGTGCAGAGAAAGCAAGAGAAAGTGCAAGGAAAACAATAAAAGAGGTCAGAGAACTGATCGGTTTCAAACCATTTTAA
- the gatC gene encoding Asp-tRNA(Asn)/Glu-tRNA(Gln) amidotransferase subunit GatC: MEIAKETIYKVADLARIEIAEQEVETLQADMNKILTFMEKLNELDTQNVEPLVYMNPEVNVWREDVVQQDITVSEGLKNSALHNEDFFLVPKILDK; the protein is encoded by the coding sequence ATGGAAATTGCTAAAGAAACGATTTATAAGGTAGCAGACCTTGCAAGAATAGAGATTGCGGAACAGGAAGTGGAAACTTTGCAGGCTGATATGAACAAAATCCTGACTTTCATGGAAAAGTTAAATGAGCTGGATACCCAAAATGTGGAGCCGCTTGTTTATATGAACCCTGAAGTGAATGTGTGGAGAGAAGATGTTGTTCAGCAGGATATTACTGTTAGTGAAGGTTTGAAAAACTCAGCTTTGCACAATGAAGACTTTTTTCTTGTCCCGAAAATACTGGATAAGTAA
- a CDS encoding ABC transporter ATP-binding protein — protein MEKPLIDIKEIGRKYVIGTEVIHALKSVSLNINKGEFVALMGPSGSGKSTLMNILGCLDTPSKGDYILNGINVSQMTDDALAEVRNQEIGFVFQTFNLLPRSTSLDNVALPLIYAGITKKERDRRATVALENVGLGNRVTHKPNELSGGQRQRVAVARALINNPSIILADEPTGNLDTKTSVEIMGLLEEIHSKGNTIILVTHEEDIALHAHRIVRMRDGLIENDYLNTDIKTVSPRLSKLMEAGEDFEKMGHN, from the coding sequence ATGGAAAAACCGTTAATAGATATCAAGGAAATAGGCCGTAAATACGTGATAGGGACTGAGGTTATCCATGCCTTGAAATCAGTTTCACTAAATATTAATAAAGGTGAATTTGTAGCCCTGATGGGGCCTTCGGGTTCAGGAAAGTCAACTTTGATGAATATTCTGGGCTGTCTGGATACGCCAAGTAAAGGTGATTACATCTTAAACGGAATCAATGTAAGTCAAATGACGGACGATGCACTGGCAGAAGTAAGGAACCAGGAAATCGGCTTTGTATTCCAAACCTTTAACCTGTTGCCAAGATCAACATCATTGGATAATGTTGCTTTGCCACTGATCTATGCTGGTATTACCAAAAAAGAACGCGATAGAAGAGCCACTGTAGCATTGGAGAACGTAGGTTTAGGAAACCGGGTTACACATAAGCCTAATGAACTTTCGGGCGGTCAGCGGCAGCGTGTGGCTGTTGCAAGAGCATTAATCAACAATCCCTCTATTATTCTGGCCGATGAACCTACGGGTAACCTGGATACCAAGACTTCGGTAGAGATCATGGGATTGCTGGAAGAAATACATAGCAAAGGAAATACGATCATTCTGGTTACACACGAAGAAGACATTGCTTTACATGCACACCGGATTGTGAGAATGCGTGATGGACTGATTGAAAATGATTATTTGAACACAGATATCAAGACTGTTTCTCCGCGGCTTTCTAAATTAATGGAGGCAGGCGAAGATTTTGAAAAAATGGGACATAATTAA
- a CDS encoding cob(I)yrinic acid a,c-diamide adenosyltransferase translates to MKIYTKTGDKGETSLIGGTRVPKFHLRIECYGTVDELNSYVGLIQCQEIDIHAKQILKEIQDRLFTIGASLAADPEKSRMKIPDLNLTDITLLETEMDEMNEILPELKHFVLPGGNTVVSYCHIARCICRRAERLTVHLAMDSFVDDKVTIYLNRLSDYLFVLSRKLAFDDKTDESIWLPRL, encoded by the coding sequence ATGAAGATATATACCAAGACTGGTGACAAGGGGGAGACCTCATTAATCGGTGGGACACGTGTCCCAAAATTCCATTTGCGCATTGAATGTTATGGTACGGTAGATGAACTTAATTCCTATGTTGGTTTGATCCAATGTCAGGAAATCGATATTCATGCAAAGCAGATACTAAAGGAAATACAGGATCGTTTATTCACCATTGGCGCTTCCCTTGCTGCAGACCCTGAAAAGTCAAGGATGAAAATTCCTGATTTAAATTTAACGGATATTACGTTGCTGGAGACAGAAATGGACGAGATGAATGAAATTCTGCCGGAACTCAAACATTTTGTACTGCCCGGTGGGAATACTGTAGTTTCTTATTGTCATATTGCAAGATGTATTTGCAGAAGGGCAGAAAGGTTAACAGTACATCTGGCCATGGATAGCTTTGTTGACGATAAGGTCACGATCTATCTGAACAGATTAAGTGATTATCTGTTTGTGCTGTCAAGAAAGCTTGCTTTTGATGATAAAACAGATGAAAGTATCTGGTTACCAAGGTTATAA
- a CDS encoding DUF2795 domain-containing protein, whose protein sequence is MYWTLELASHLEDAPWPATKDELIDYGIRSGAPVEVIENLQALEDDGEPYETIEEIWPDYPTKDDFFFNEDEY, encoded by the coding sequence ATGTATTGGACATTAGAATTAGCATCGCATTTGGAAGACGCTCCATGGCCTGCAACAAAAGACGAACTTATTGATTACGGTATCAGATCAGGTGCACCTGTAGAGGTTATTGAAAACCTGCAAGCATTAGAAGATGACGGTGAACCGTATGAAACTATTGAAGAAATCTGGCCGGATTATCCGACTAAAGATGATTTTTTCTTTAATGAAGACGAATATTAG
- a CDS encoding lmo0937 family membrane protein, whose translation MGNLLYLVAVVLIILWVIGFFFHGFGDVGGLIHVLLVIAVIAIILKIINRAA comes from the coding sequence ATGGGAAATTTACTTTATTTAGTTGCAGTAGTGTTAATCATTCTATGGGTAATAGGCTTTTTCTTCCATGGCTTTGGCGATGTAGGAGGTCTGATTCACGTATTATTGGTGATTGCAGTAATTGCCATTATCTTGAAAATAATCAACAGAGCTGCTTAA
- a CDS encoding 2-C-methyl-D-erythritol 4-phosphate cytidylyltransferase — translation MKYYAIIVAGGKGNRMNLAVAKQFLELDGKPILMHTLEAFHQCVLNPEIILVLNIHQHLFWEELCTKHDFKIPHQVIKGGQERFNSVKNGLKVIRGKAIVAIHDAVRPLITAEVILQSYQMAAEKGNAITAIQPVDSVRIKREGQDSEALNRDELYLIQTPQTFQTEQLKKAYLQPYRNEFTDDASVVERAGFSIHLLQGERDNIKITYTQDLELASFLLKKKGS, via the coding sequence ATGAAATATTATGCTATAATTGTTGCAGGCGGTAAAGGTAACAGGATGAATCTGGCCGTCGCAAAACAATTTTTAGAACTGGATGGCAAGCCTATTTTAATGCACACCCTGGAAGCCTTCCATCAATGTGTCCTAAATCCTGAAATTATTTTAGTACTGAATATCCACCAACACCTGTTTTGGGAAGAATTATGCACCAAACATGACTTCAAAATACCACACCAGGTTATTAAAGGAGGACAAGAACGCTTTAATTCTGTAAAAAATGGACTGAAAGTAATCAGAGGAAAAGCTATTGTGGCCATACATGACGCTGTTCGTCCTTTAATTACAGCAGAAGTAATCCTGCAATCTTACCAGATGGCAGCAGAAAAAGGGAATGCAATTACAGCGATACAACCTGTTGATTCTGTTAGAATAAAGCGCGAAGGACAGGATTCTGAAGCTTTAAACAGAGATGAACTTTACCTGATTCAGACCCCGCAAACCTTCCAGACCGAGCAACTAAAGAAGGCTTATCTTCAACCCTACCGGAATGAATTCACAGATGATGCTTCAGTAGTTGAAAGAGCAGGGTTCAGCATCCATTTGCTTCAGGGAGAACGAGATAATATCAAAATAACTTATACACAAGACCTGGAACTTGCTTCCTTTCTGTTAAAAAAGAAAGGCTCCTGA
- the queA gene encoding tRNA preQ1(34) S-adenosylmethionine ribosyltransferase-isomerase QueA translates to MKLSQFKFNLPESLVANNPSEHRDEARLMVLHKETGKIEHKIFKDVLEYFDDQDVMILNNTKVFPARLYGNKEKTGATIEVFLLRELNKELRLWDVLVDPARKIRVGNKLYFGDDDLLVAEVVDNTTSRGRTIRFLFDGTDEEFRKNIEILGETPLPKYIKRKATAQDKERYQTIFAKHEGAVAAPTAGMHFSRELMKRLELKGINFAEVTLHVGLGTFRSVEVEDLTKHKMDSEQFIIEESQANIVNKALNEKRRICAVGTTSMRAIESAVSSGRMLKPANDWTSKFIFPPYDFSIANSMITNFHTPESTLLMMVSAFGGYDYVRNAYEVALKEKYRFYSYGDAMLII, encoded by the coding sequence ATGAAGTTATCTCAATTTAAGTTTAATCTACCTGAATCATTAGTTGCCAATAATCCTTCAGAACATAGGGACGAAGCCCGTTTAATGGTTTTGCATAAAGAAACCGGTAAAATTGAACATAAAATATTTAAAGATGTTTTAGAATATTTTGATGATCAGGATGTCATGATTTTGAATAACACCAAAGTTTTTCCTGCACGTTTATATGGTAATAAAGAGAAAACAGGTGCTACAATTGAAGTGTTTTTACTACGTGAACTGAATAAAGAATTACGTTTATGGGATGTTTTAGTAGACCCGGCACGTAAAATCCGCGTAGGAAACAAACTTTATTTTGGTGATGACGATTTACTGGTAGCAGAAGTTGTAGACAATACAACCTCACGTGGCCGTACTATCCGTTTCTTATTCGACGGTACTGACGAAGAATTCAGAAAAAACATTGAGATCCTTGGAGAAACTCCGCTTCCAAAATATATTAAACGTAAAGCTACTGCTCAGGATAAAGAACGTTACCAGACTATTTTCGCTAAACACGAAGGTGCTGTTGCCGCTCCAACTGCAGGTATGCACTTTAGCCGTGAGTTAATGAAACGTCTGGAACTGAAAGGGATTAATTTTGCAGAAGTAACCCTTCACGTAGGATTAGGTACATTCAGATCTGTTGAAGTTGAAGATTTAACAAAACACAAAATGGATTCAGAGCAATTCATTATTGAAGAATCACAAGCTAATATAGTTAACAAAGCATTGAATGAAAAAAGACGTATCTGCGCTGTAGGTACTACTTCTATGCGTGCCATTGAATCAGCTGTTTCTTCAGGAAGAATGCTTAAACCAGCGAACGACTGGACAAGTAAATTCATTTTTCCTCCATATGACTTCAGTATCGCAAATTCAATGATCACCAACTTCCACACACCTGAATCAACTTTACTGATGATGGTTAGTGCATTTGGAGGTTATGACTATGTTAGAAATGCTTATGAAGTTGCATTGAAAGAAAAATATCGTTTCTACAGCTACGGTGATGCAATGTTAATCATCTAA